One Amycolatopsis thermophila DNA segment encodes these proteins:
- a CDS encoding NAD(P)/FAD-dependent oxidoreductase: MTSSSLRRIVVVGGSIAAVTAAEALRVRGFDGDITVLSEETSAPYSRVPLSKGVLCGKETPDSALLPPLDGEVSLRLGTRAAGLRVDRRRVVCDDGDEVPYDGLVIATGARARRLARPGQAGEHVVRTLDDATRLAGRIATAGSVIVVGAGFLGMEVASTCTDLGLAVTVVDRDPPLRRLLGGWLADLVVGAARDRGVRFVRATRAVELAGGQEVTGVRIGDRVLTADVVVSAVGDVPGTGWLADSGLPLRGGLVVDDRCRVAPDIVAAGDVTVSGRPGGEFRRSPHWTSAVIQGQVAAATLLHGEVATLPRPDAYYWTEQFGLDIKISGEIPDGPAPTVLAGDPRERSALLQWRRNGRGVAAVSVNHRMPIVKLKRLGAWASAEPG; encoded by the coding sequence GTGACCAGTTCGTCCCTGCGCCGGATCGTGGTGGTCGGCGGCTCGATCGCAGCCGTCACCGCCGCGGAGGCGCTTCGCGTGCGGGGTTTCGACGGTGACATCACCGTCCTGTCCGAGGAGACTTCGGCCCCGTACTCACGAGTGCCACTGTCCAAGGGCGTCCTGTGCGGGAAGGAGACCCCGGATTCGGCGCTCCTTCCGCCCCTGGACGGCGAGGTGAGCCTTCGCCTGGGTACCCGTGCGGCCGGTCTCCGGGTGGACCGGCGGCGCGTGGTCTGCGACGACGGCGACGAAGTGCCCTACGACGGGCTGGTGATCGCCACCGGCGCCCGCGCCCGCCGGCTGGCCCGTCCAGGGCAGGCCGGTGAGCACGTGGTCCGGACCCTCGACGACGCGACGCGGCTGGCCGGCCGGATCGCCACGGCCGGTTCGGTGATCGTCGTCGGTGCGGGTTTCCTCGGCATGGAGGTCGCCTCCACCTGCACCGATCTCGGTCTCGCCGTCACCGTCGTCGACCGTGATCCGCCTCTGCGGCGGCTGCTGGGCGGATGGCTGGCCGACCTCGTCGTCGGAGCCGCACGCGATCGAGGTGTGCGGTTCGTCCGGGCCACCCGTGCGGTAGAGCTCGCCGGCGGCCAGGAAGTCACCGGTGTGCGGATCGGTGACCGGGTACTCACGGCCGACGTGGTGGTTTCCGCCGTGGGCGATGTCCCCGGCACCGGGTGGCTGGCCGACAGCGGGCTCCCACTGCGCGGAGGCCTCGTCGTCGACGACCGGTGCCGGGTCGCCCCGGATATCGTCGCCGCGGGCGACGTCACGGTCTCCGGGCGGCCAGGCGGGGAGTTCCGGCGCTCCCCGCACTGGACCAGCGCGGTGATCCAGGGACAGGTCGCGGCTGCGACGCTGCTGCACGGTGAGGTTGCGACGTTGCCGCGGCCGGACGCCTACTACTGGACGGAGCAGTTCGGGCTCGACATCAAGATCAGCGGCGAGATCCCCGACGGTCCGGCGCCGACCGTGCTCGCCGGTGACCCGCGTGAGCGCTCCGCGCTTCTGCAGTGGCGCCGGAACGGCCGGGGCGTCGCCGCCGTCTCGGTGAACCACCGGATGCCGATCGTGAAGCTGAAGCGACTCGGAGCCTGGGCCTCCGCCGAGCCCGGCTGA
- a CDS encoding 3,4-dihydroxy-2-butanone-4-phosphate synthase produces the protein MSVEAPPAVLDPAAGRVQHALRALAAGEPIVLVDDVRRGGEGALVLPAGAATPHWIAFLVRHTTGFLRVAMEEEACDRLELPLMRRDRTDRFGSALCVTVDGADVGTGISATARARTIKALARPDSHPGEFIRPGHVVPVRARNGGLSAREGRAEAVVDLMRLAALAPAGVFSEIVASELTGETARGREPARFAAEHELACVSVSDVVACRRRSDPQLVRTGDTPAGEAFPGVRLVTYRGTADEAGHLAIVAGDPRGAPVVVHRECVDGNVLGLSTCDCGIRWRDAVESVVRSGRGIAISIRLPDASPACPARDLGTDPRVAAVAERIVQDLRG, from the coding sequence GTGAGCGTGGAAGCGCCGCCCGCGGTGCTGGACCCGGCTGCCGGCCGGGTCCAGCACGCCCTCCGGGCTCTCGCGGCCGGCGAACCGATCGTCCTCGTCGACGATGTGCGGCGCGGCGGCGAAGGTGCGCTGGTCCTGCCCGCCGGGGCGGCGACGCCGCACTGGATCGCCTTCCTCGTGCGGCACACGACCGGCTTCCTGCGGGTGGCGATGGAGGAGGAGGCGTGCGACCGGCTCGAACTCCCGTTGATGCGGCGCGACCGCACCGACCGGTTCGGCAGCGCGCTGTGCGTGACCGTCGACGGAGCCGACGTCGGTACGGGTATCTCGGCGACCGCCCGGGCGCGGACGATCAAGGCGCTCGCCCGGCCGGATTCGCATCCTGGTGAGTTCATCCGTCCCGGGCACGTCGTGCCGGTGCGCGCGCGGAACGGCGGGTTGTCCGCGCGGGAGGGTCGGGCCGAGGCCGTCGTGGACCTCATGCGCCTGGCCGCTCTGGCTCCCGCGGGCGTGTTCAGCGAGATCGTGGCGTCCGAGCTGACGGGGGAGACCGCGCGGGGCCGCGAACCGGCGCGGTTCGCCGCCGAACACGAGCTGGCTTGCGTGTCCGTTTCCGACGTGGTCGCCTGCCGGCGCCGGTCGGATCCTCAGCTGGTCCGCACCGGCGACACTCCCGCAGGTGAGGCGTTTCCCGGGGTGCGGCTCGTGACGTACCGCGGCACCGCCGACGAGGCCGGTCACCTGGCGATCGTCGCCGGCGATCCCCGTGGCGCACCGGTCGTCGTGCATCGCGAGTGCGTCGACGGCAACGTGCTGGGACTGTCCACCTGCGACTGCGGAATCCGGTGGCGCGATGCCGTCGAATCGGTCGTCAGGTCCGGGCGGGGCATCGCGATCTCCATCCGTCTGCCGGACGCGTCACCGGCCTGCCCCGCCCGCGACCTCGGGACCGACCCCAGGGTGGCGGCGGTGGCCGAGCGGATCGTCCAGGATCTGCGGGGGTGA
- a CDS encoding flavin reductase family protein: MIPVEPAEVDARVLRQAFGSFPSGVIAVCALHQGAPTGMAVSSFTSVSLAPPLVSVCVQNTSSTWPKLRERRRLGVSVLAEDQDRACRALSSKDGDRFANVAWYAGDDDAVFVRGAAAWFDCSVEDELPAGDHVIVLLRIHGLATEPDVAPLVFHGSRFRRLDDRGDLVVSP, translated from the coding sequence GTGATTCCGGTGGAACCGGCCGAGGTGGACGCGCGGGTGTTGCGTCAGGCGTTCGGTAGCTTTCCCAGCGGGGTGATCGCGGTCTGCGCTCTGCACCAGGGTGCACCGACCGGGATGGCGGTCAGCTCGTTCACCTCGGTGTCCTTGGCGCCTCCACTGGTGTCGGTGTGTGTGCAGAACACCTCCTCCACCTGGCCCAAGCTGCGGGAGCGGCGGCGCCTCGGCGTGAGCGTGCTGGCCGAAGACCAGGATCGGGCGTGCCGCGCCCTGTCCAGCAAGGACGGCGACCGGTTCGCGAACGTCGCCTGGTACGCCGGGGACGACGACGCGGTCTTCGTGCGAGGCGCGGCGGCGTGGTTCGACTGCTCGGTCGAAGACGAGCTGCCTGCCGGTGACCACGTGATCGTGCTGCTGCGCATCCACGGTCTGGCCACCGAGCCGGACGTGGCGCCGCTGGTGTTCCACGGCAGCCGCTTCCGCCGCCTCGACGATCGCGGCGACCTGGTGGTCTCGCCGTGA
- a CDS encoding acyl-CoA dehydrogenase family protein — translation MTALMDSPSLNEATAPDTEIIARATALIPLIEQHAEAGSEQRRVVPEVMRALEEAELLKIMVPRRLGGLGANLRTAMEAIAEIGHGDGSTAWAAALLNVCTWFATTFSDQAQEEVFGADPNARACGIFSPPLKSERVDGGYLVSGRWAYASGSFAATWGTLGIKLDVPEGRNPMALALIPSSAWRIEPTWFVAGMKGSGSDTIVVEDHFVPDHRIQSFTDMVEGRYATSHKPDEQNSNMAFIPVAALILVAAQLGLARHAMDVTLAKLPSKNVAYTFYTNARNSTIHQVDVAEAATRFDQAELLMRRATADVDGAAAGRVLLDRLIRGRVRMDTGMIGELVKEGIDRLMSANGASSFADANVLSRIWRDSEIAGRHALVMPQVGKEAYGRLLLGADEPLNIDV, via the coding sequence ATGACCGCATTGATGGATTCGCCGTCGCTGAACGAGGCGACCGCCCCCGACACCGAGATCATCGCCCGCGCCACCGCGCTGATCCCGCTGATCGAACAGCACGCGGAGGCCGGTTCCGAACAGCGCCGGGTCGTGCCCGAGGTGATGCGGGCCCTCGAGGAAGCCGAGCTGCTGAAGATCATGGTGCCGCGACGCCTGGGCGGTCTCGGCGCCAACCTGCGGACGGCGATGGAGGCCATCGCCGAGATCGGCCACGGTGACGGTTCGACCGCGTGGGCGGCCGCGCTGCTGAACGTGTGCACCTGGTTCGCGACGACGTTCTCCGACCAGGCGCAGGAGGAGGTGTTCGGCGCGGACCCGAACGCCCGTGCCTGCGGCATCTTCTCCCCGCCGCTGAAGTCCGAGCGCGTCGACGGGGGCTACCTGGTCAGCGGGCGCTGGGCGTACGCGTCGGGTTCCTTCGCGGCGACGTGGGGCACGCTGGGGATCAAACTCGACGTGCCGGAGGGGCGCAACCCCATGGCACTGGCACTGATCCCGTCGAGCGCCTGGCGGATCGAGCCGACCTGGTTCGTCGCCGGCATGAAGGGATCGGGCAGCGACACCATCGTCGTCGAGGACCACTTCGTGCCCGACCACCGGATCCAGAGCTTCACCGACATGGTGGAGGGCCGCTACGCGACCTCCCACAAACCGGACGAGCAGAACTCGAACATGGCCTTCATCCCGGTGGCCGCGCTGATCCTGGTCGCCGCCCAGCTCGGTCTGGCCCGCCACGCCATGGACGTGACGCTGGCGAAGCTGCCGTCGAAGAACGTGGCGTACACCTTCTACACCAACGCGCGGAACTCGACGATCCACCAGGTCGATGTCGCCGAGGCGGCCACCCGGTTCGACCAGGCGGAGCTGCTGATGCGGCGTGCCACGGCCGATGTGGACGGTGCGGCCGCCGGCCGCGTCCTGCTGGACCGGCTCATCCGCGGCCGGGTCCGGATGGACACCGGCATGATCGGTGAGCTGGTCAAGGAGGGCATCGACCGGCTGATGAGCGCCAACGGTGCGTCCTCCTTCGCCGACGCCAACGTGCTCAGCCGCATCTGGCGGGACTCGGAGATCGCCGGCCGGCACGCCCTGGTGATGCCGCAGGTGGGCAAGGAAGCCTACGGCCGCCTGCTCCTCGGCGCGGACGAGCCGCTGAACATCGACGTCTGA
- a CDS encoding AraC family transcriptional regulator: protein MHSTEATAPRFTLIPEAGHGPATPRGFRELCHAAPFDVFRERLNEVFYPARVTPAGRAEGELPLSRLSATRLEHLTLGLVRFGVETTVDPGALGAYHVNVPLSGVVATQCGRQEMTAVPGRAAVFTPREHTFLPRWGEDAMQLCVKISRRVLEEELEAVLGHPVGSWVRFALELDVERGAGKSWLDTLGLLLSELGNPESLVHRSDRHREYLERMVIGGLVLAQHHDYANELRDPAPPSRPRTVKRVVEAVDAAPEKPWTLGDLAQLAGVSGRRLQQGFREHLGVSPSAYVRAVRLDRVHGDLVAGAASVAEVAHRWGFVNLGRFAQAYRERFGEAPSETLRRTR, encoded by the coding sequence ATGCACAGCACGGAGGCGACCGCGCCGCGGTTCACCCTCATCCCGGAGGCCGGTCACGGACCGGCCACTCCGCGAGGTTTTCGCGAGTTGTGCCACGCCGCGCCGTTCGACGTGTTCCGGGAGCGGCTCAACGAGGTGTTCTACCCGGCCCGGGTCACACCGGCCGGCCGGGCGGAGGGGGAGCTCCCCCTGTCCCGGCTCAGTGCCACGCGGCTGGAACACCTGACGCTCGGCCTGGTCCGGTTCGGTGTGGAGACCACCGTCGATCCGGGGGCGCTCGGTGCCTACCACGTGAACGTCCCGCTCTCGGGTGTCGTGGCCACCCAGTGCGGACGGCAGGAGATGACGGCCGTTCCCGGCCGCGCCGCCGTCTTCACGCCACGTGAGCACACCTTCCTGCCGCGCTGGGGCGAGGACGCCATGCAGCTGTGCGTCAAGATCTCCCGCCGCGTGCTGGAGGAGGAACTGGAGGCGGTGCTCGGCCACCCGGTCGGCTCCTGGGTCCGCTTCGCGCTCGAGCTCGACGTCGAGCGCGGCGCGGGCAAGAGCTGGCTGGACACACTGGGTCTGCTGCTGTCCGAACTCGGCAATCCCGAGAGCCTGGTGCACCGGTCCGACCGGCACCGGGAGTACCTGGAGCGGATGGTCATCGGCGGGCTCGTGCTGGCGCAGCATCACGACTACGCGAACGAGCTGCGCGACCCGGCTCCGCCGTCCCGGCCGCGCACCGTCAAACGCGTGGTCGAGGCGGTGGATGCCGCCCCGGAAAAGCCGTGGACGCTGGGTGATCTGGCGCAGTTGGCCGGCGTGAGCGGGCGCCGGCTGCAGCAGGGTTTCCGGGAGCACCTGGGCGTGTCCCCCAGTGCGTACGTGCGCGCTGTCCGGCTGGACCGGGTACACGGCGACCTCGTCGCCGGCGCCGCCTCGGTCGCGGAGGTGGCCCACCGATGGGGCTTCGTCAACCTCGGGCGGTTCGCGCAGGCGTACCGGGAGCGGTTCGGCGAGGCGCCGTCGGAGACTTTGCGCCGCACCCGTTAG
- a CDS encoding antibiotic biosynthesis monooxygenase family protein encodes MIVEYAYLRILPGREHEFEQAFEKGRPILTGAHGCVSAGLFRDAEQPSSYLLQVTWRTLADHLETFPGSEAGRRFAEHVAHYFDGAPQVRHFEAADVSE; translated from the coding sequence ATGATCGTCGAGTACGCCTACCTCCGGATCCTTCCCGGACGGGAGCACGAGTTCGAACAGGCGTTCGAGAAGGGGCGGCCGATCCTCACAGGCGCGCACGGCTGCGTCTCGGCCGGTCTGTTCCGCGACGCCGAGCAGCCCTCCTCCTACCTGCTCCAGGTCACCTGGCGGACGCTGGCCGACCACCTCGAGACCTTCCCCGGCAGCGAGGCGGGACGCCGGTTCGCCGAGCACGTCGCACACTACTTCGACGGCGCGCCACAGGTGCGCCACTTCGAAGCGGCCGACGTGTCCGAGTAG
- a CDS encoding dioxygenase family protein: MDFSVETATPTVVDSFRNTPDARLRGVLESLTRHLHDFVREVRPSLAEWNQAIEFLTEVGQTCTGTRQEFILLSDVLGVSMLVETMNAQQTGTDSTVLGPFHMTESPRRALGDSIDLLGGPRPCVVSGRVLGTGGQPVAGAEIDVWQCNEEGFYDVQQPDVQPAGNGRGLFTADDQGRYWFRTVVPSHYPIPTDGPVGRLLQATKRHPYRPAHVHFLVTASGYEELTTHAFVAGSPYIDSDAVFAVKQSLLVDFAESDDDEAAATFGVTAPFVHAQFDIVLEERA, encoded by the coding sequence GTGGACTTCTCCGTGGAAACCGCCACCCCGACGGTGGTGGACAGCTTCCGGAACACACCGGACGCCCGCCTGCGCGGCGTTCTGGAAAGCCTGACGCGGCACCTGCACGACTTCGTGCGAGAGGTCCGCCCGTCCCTGGCCGAGTGGAACCAGGCCATCGAGTTCCTCACCGAGGTCGGCCAGACCTGCACCGGCACCCGGCAGGAGTTCATCCTGCTGTCCGATGTGCTCGGCGTGTCGATGCTGGTCGAGACGATGAACGCGCAGCAGACGGGGACCGACAGCACCGTGCTCGGACCGTTCCACATGACCGAGTCCCCCCGCCGCGCCCTCGGCGACTCGATCGACCTCCTGGGCGGGCCGCGCCCCTGCGTGGTGTCCGGCCGCGTTCTCGGGACCGGCGGCCAGCCGGTGGCCGGTGCGGAGATCGACGTGTGGCAGTGCAACGAGGAGGGCTTCTACGACGTCCAGCAGCCAGACGTGCAGCCCGCCGGCAACGGCCGCGGCTTGTTCACCGCCGACGACCAGGGCCGGTACTGGTTCCGCACGGTCGTGCCCAGCCACTACCCCATTCCCACCGACGGACCGGTCGGGCGACTGCTGCAGGCGACCAAGCGGCACCCGTACCGCCCCGCCCACGTCCACTTCCTCGTCACCGCCTCCGGCTACGAGGAACTCACCACCCACGCCTTCGTCGCCGGCAGCCCCTACATCGACTCCGACGCCGTGTTCGCGGTCAAGCAGAGCCTGCTGGTGGACTTCGCCGAATCGGACGACGACGAGGCCGCGGCAACCTTCGGGGTGACGGCACCCTTCGTCCACGCACAGTTCGACATCGTGCTCGAGGAGCGGGCGTGA
- a CDS encoding maleylacetate reductase gives MTAGAFTYQALPMRVVFGPGRLADLHAEVSELGLHRLLVLATPNQRTLADRVAGLLGDRAAGVFAGARMHVPAEVAAAGRNQAREVDADGCVAIGGGSTIGLGKAIALETGLPVVAVPTTYSGSEMTPIWGITDARRKRTGRDPAVLPRSVLYDPDLTTDLPAALSGTSGINAIAHAVESLYAPDTSPVIELFAEEGIRCLAAALPAIAADPSDRDARSEALRGAWLCGACLGATTMSLHHKLCHVLGGTFDLPHAPTHAVVLPHVAAFNLPAAPAAHAALCRALRTDHPARALADLATAVGAPRSLAELGLREADLPEVIEQVLAQPYANPRTPTHGDLDALLTAAHSGSRSRLAGLHAPDAKGS, from the coding sequence GTGACGGCCGGCGCGTTCACCTACCAGGCACTGCCCATGCGGGTGGTCTTCGGCCCCGGGCGGCTCGCCGACCTGCACGCCGAGGTCTCCGAGCTCGGGCTGCACAGGCTCCTCGTGCTGGCCACGCCGAACCAGCGCACGCTGGCCGACCGCGTCGCCGGCCTGCTCGGCGACCGGGCGGCGGGTGTGTTCGCGGGCGCCCGGATGCACGTGCCCGCCGAGGTCGCCGCCGCGGGACGGAACCAGGCCCGCGAGGTCGACGCCGATGGTTGTGTCGCGATCGGTGGCGGCTCGACCATCGGGCTCGGCAAGGCGATCGCCCTCGAGACCGGCCTGCCGGTCGTCGCCGTGCCCACGACCTACTCCGGCTCCGAGATGACACCGATCTGGGGCATCACCGACGCCAGGCGGAAACGCACCGGCCGCGATCCCGCCGTCCTGCCCCGCAGCGTGCTCTACGACCCCGACCTCACCACGGACCTCCCGGCTGCCCTGTCCGGCACCAGCGGGATCAACGCGATCGCCCACGCGGTCGAGTCCCTCTACGCGCCCGACACGTCACCGGTGATCGAACTGTTCGCCGAAGAGGGCATCCGGTGCCTGGCCGCGGCCCTGCCCGCCATCGCGGCTGATCCGTCCGACCGCGACGCGCGCTCGGAGGCCCTGCGCGGCGCCTGGCTGTGCGGCGCCTGCCTGGGGGCGACCACGATGTCGCTGCACCACAAGCTCTGCCACGTCCTGGGCGGCACCTTCGACCTGCCGCACGCGCCGACGCACGCCGTGGTGCTCCCGCACGTGGCGGCCTTCAACCTGCCCGCCGCACCGGCCGCCCACGCCGCCCTGTGCCGGGCACTGCGGACCGACCACCCGGCCCGCGCCCTGGCCGACCTCGCGACCGCGGTGGGCGCGCCCCGGTCACTGGCCGAGCTCGGGCTGCGCGAAGCCGACCTGCCCGAGGTCATCGAGCAGGTCCTGGCGCAGCCGTACGCGAACCCCCGCACCCCGACCCACGGCGACCTCGACGCGCTCCTCACGGCGGCCCATTCGGGGTCCCGCTCGCGGCTCGCCGGGCTCCACGCGCCAGACGCGAAGGGGAGCTGA
- a CDS encoding class II fructose-bisphosphate aldolase, which translates to MRAALDDVVARRLNAGTAVPAFTCYGTDTALAVVDAAERLRLPVVLLVAPSSAGQATGPKLIRTLRHIVDDAAVEVCVRLDHAKDEALIRRAIEAGADSVLADGSHLPPTANAEFVRQVREFAAPLGVVVEAELGSVPGDEARAAAPETATAGKTDPATARPFLNASGAQLLACGVGNVHDKYSGVPALDWPRPAAVPEQAGARGAGPARRVRPFRNRPARGTRGRDREGQRQHRTPNRDAGDDRTRDHWLPRGR; encoded by the coding sequence ATGAGGGCGGCTCTCGACGACGTCGTGGCACGGCGACTGAACGCGGGCACGGCGGTTCCCGCGTTCACCTGCTACGGCACGGACACCGCACTGGCCGTCGTCGACGCGGCCGAACGGCTGCGGCTGCCCGTTGTGCTCCTGGTCGCCCCGTCCTCGGCGGGACAGGCCACGGGACCGAAGCTGATCCGCACGCTGCGGCACATCGTCGACGACGCGGCAGTCGAGGTCTGCGTCCGACTCGACCACGCGAAGGACGAGGCCCTGATCCGCCGCGCGATCGAAGCTGGCGCCGATTCGGTCCTCGCCGACGGCTCCCACCTGCCGCCGACGGCCAACGCCGAGTTCGTGCGGCAAGTGCGGGAGTTCGCGGCACCGCTCGGCGTCGTGGTGGAAGCCGAACTGGGCAGCGTGCCCGGTGACGAGGCCCGCGCCGCAGCCCCAGAGACGGCCACGGCCGGCAAGACCGATCCGGCGACGGCGCGGCCGTTCCTGAACGCCTCCGGCGCCCAGCTCCTCGCCTGCGGGGTGGGCAACGTCCACGACAAGTACTCCGGTGTACCCGCACTGGACTGGCCACGGCCGGCTGCCGTCCCGGAACAGGCGGGGGCCCGTGGCGCTGGTCCTGCACGGCGCGTCCGGCCTTTCCGAAACCGACCTGCGCGAGGCACCAGGGGCCGGGATCGGGAAGGTCAACGTCAACACCGAACTCCGAACCGCGATGCTGGTGACGATCGAACGCGAGATCACTGGTTGCCGCGGGGCCGGTGA
- a CDS encoding AraC family transcriptional regulator, producing MLRTADVDEFRVAVGRCLTPHKLAPAGRVAALENDLAMAGLGPVTLVYGRTAGAELQVQLTEQVDYYDVNLALAGTNLLRTGGEEVVLDARTAGILSPRMLAEMQLSNGYRQLHVRVERYALERQLEELLGRPVPGPIRFHPRMDLTDPAAASWSQAVQLLVRDLEEPGGLAGTAAGHPWASFLMTGLLLAQPHNYTGELEQHRSAPRRPASVKRVLDLIERDPSAALPLDRLALEAGVTARSLQRYFKEYVGCSPHEYLRSVRLARAHEELKSAPPGTTVADIAFNWGFAHVPRFAAAYQERYGVPPSATLRGS from the coding sequence GTGCTGCGCACTGCTGACGTGGACGAGTTCCGCGTGGCGGTGGGGCGGTGCCTCACCCCGCACAAGCTGGCGCCCGCGGGAAGGGTGGCCGCGCTGGAGAACGATCTGGCGATGGCCGGCCTGGGCCCGGTCACCCTCGTTTACGGCCGGACCGCCGGCGCTGAACTTCAGGTCCAGCTGACCGAGCAGGTCGACTACTACGACGTGAACCTCGCGCTGGCCGGCACCAACCTGTTGCGCACGGGTGGCGAGGAGGTGGTCCTCGACGCCCGGACAGCGGGAATCCTGTCCCCGCGGATGCTGGCCGAGATGCAGCTGAGCAACGGCTACCGCCAGCTCCACGTGCGAGTGGAACGGTATGCCCTGGAGCGTCAGCTCGAGGAGCTTCTGGGGCGGCCGGTTCCGGGGCCGATCCGGTTCCACCCGAGGATGGACCTCACCGACCCCGCCGCTGCGTCCTGGTCGCAGGCCGTGCAGCTGCTGGTGCGGGACCTGGAGGAGCCCGGGGGCCTGGCCGGCACGGCCGCCGGGCACCCGTGGGCGTCCTTCCTGATGACCGGCCTGTTGCTCGCGCAGCCGCACAACTACACCGGCGAGCTCGAACAACACCGGTCCGCGCCGCGCCGGCCGGCCTCGGTCAAGCGGGTGCTCGACCTGATCGAACGCGACCCGTCCGCCGCCCTGCCGCTCGACCGCCTGGCCTTGGAGGCCGGAGTCACCGCCAGGTCGCTGCAGCGGTACTTCAAGGAGTACGTGGGCTGCTCCCCACACGAGTACCTGCGGAGTGTGCGGCTCGCGCGGGCGCACGAAGAACTGAAGTCGGCTCCGCCCGGGACGACGGTCGCCGACATCGCGTTCAACTGGGGGTTCGCCCACGTGCCCCGGTTCGCCGCCGCCTACCAGGAGCGGTACGGGGTCCCGCCGTCGGCCACGCTCCGCGGCTCCTGA
- a CDS encoding alpha/beta fold hydrolase, translated as MPQRADAAVRLADQGYFWLGVNYEQRDGQTVVDGSQLYVEYQIPEEQTQPHPVVLIHGGGGQGLDWLGTPDGRPGWRTLLVQRGFAVYVVDRPGHGRSPVRWNGATSGLAPSVESLGRLFSGAGNPAHTQWPDEDDVLAQLLASQVAVPGDLAADHAVMRRRGGELLDRIGPSIVMTSSAGGPSGWLMADERPRLVRALVALEPLGPSGPIPLPWGLTASPITYEPPASGPHDLGLTDVVGEAGEPTVRLQSDPPRKLPNLADLPIAIVSGEQSFAGPMDAGTFAFLQQAGCRRAEHLRLGEMGIHGNGHLMMLERNNEEVLDAVLTWLGKRLS; from the coding sequence ATGCCACAGCGAGCTGACGCCGCAGTCCGCCTCGCCGACCAGGGCTACTTCTGGTTGGGGGTGAACTACGAGCAGCGCGACGGCCAGACCGTCGTCGATGGCAGCCAGCTCTACGTCGAGTACCAGATACCGGAGGAACAGACCCAGCCTCACCCGGTGGTGCTGATCCACGGCGGCGGCGGGCAGGGCCTGGACTGGCTGGGCACGCCCGACGGCCGTCCCGGCTGGCGCACTCTGCTCGTCCAGAGGGGGTTCGCGGTCTACGTCGTCGACCGGCCGGGGCACGGCCGCTCACCGGTCCGGTGGAACGGCGCCACGTCCGGTCTGGCCCCCTCCGTGGAGAGCCTCGGCCGGCTCTTCTCCGGGGCCGGTAATCCCGCGCACACGCAGTGGCCGGACGAGGATGACGTGCTGGCCCAGTTGCTCGCGTCCCAGGTCGCGGTTCCCGGTGACCTCGCGGCCGACCACGCGGTGATGCGCCGGCGTGGCGGGGAGCTGCTCGACCGCATCGGGCCGTCGATCGTGATGACCAGTTCCGCGGGTGGCCCGTCCGGCTGGCTGATGGCGGACGAGCGGCCCAGGCTCGTCCGCGCGCTGGTCGCACTGGAGCCCCTGGGCCCGAGCGGGCCGATCCCGTTGCCCTGGGGACTGACGGCGAGCCCGATCACCTACGAGCCACCCGCTTCCGGTCCGCACGACCTGGGGCTGACCGACGTGGTGGGCGAAGCCGGCGAACCGACGGTGCGGCTGCAAAGCGATCCGCCGCGCAAGCTCCCGAACCTCGCCGACCTCCCGATCGCCATCGTCTCGGGTGAGCAGTCGTTCGCCGGGCCGATGGACGCCGGGACGTTCGCCTTCCTCCAGCAGGCCGGGTGCCGTCGGGCCGAGCACCTGCGCCTGGGGGAGATGGGCATCCACGGCAACGGGCACCTGATGATGCTGGAGCGCAACAACGAGGAGGTGCTCGACGCCGTCCTCACGTGGCTCGGGAAGCGCCTGTCCTGA